In the Syntrophorhabdus sp. genome, ATCCTTGTCGTGCCTGAGGTATTCCAGGACATCGTTCCGTTCCATGGCTTCCTTCTGGCGGGAAAGATAGAGGTCCATCTCGCCGATGTTTTCCGGGGTCATCTGGGGGGTCATCTCCCGGATGACGAATTCCTCCACGGCCATTCGGAGGGCGAAGGTCTCGTTCACTTCCACCACGGAAACTTCGGGGATAACCACGCCCCGGTTCGGGTGAATCTCGATGAAGCCTTCCATCTGAAGGCGCTGCAGGGCTTCCCGGATGGGAGTGCGGCTCATGCGCATTTCCGCCGCCAGGGAATTCTCGGAAAAAGAGAACCGGTCGGTGGACCGTCTCTGGAGGACCAGTTTCCGGATTTCTTCATACG is a window encoding:
- a CDS encoding GntR family transcriptional regulator, with the translated sequence MRKKKKDQAYEEIRKLVLQRRSTDRFSFSENSLAAEMRMSRTPIREALQRLQMEGFIEIHPNRGVVIPEVSVVEVNETFALRMAVEEFVIREMTPQMTPENIGEMDLYLSRQKEAMERNDVLEYLRHDKDFHDLFFRLYANSLIFNTIQRVLDRFYSMGTNVLRRPGSVQRSFAEHCAVADAVRNGDGEKAASAMHAHLITGKNNVLSIPGNIESVV